Genomic segment of Rhodococcus sp. W8901:
CGAGTCGTGTTTCGAGTGGTGAGGGTCGGACCCGAGCGAGGCCTGGCACGGGCGCCCCCGAACGGGTGCGCCCATGCCGCGGTCACTCGTCGAGCCCGACCGGTGCGGTGTCCGCCGAGACGACGTCGTGGAGCATCGGCGGGTTGCCGACTCCCCAGCCGTACGCCAGCTTGCCCACCTCGAGCACGAAGAACGACTCGGTGGAGAGCACCCCGTCGATGGCGTGCAACTGGTCGTGCATCAGGCGGGTGAAGTCCTCGGTGTCCTTGCAGATCACCTCGACGATGACGTCGTACCGCCCCGACGTGACGATCACGTAGCTCGTCTGGGGCAGTGCCGCCACCGCCTGGCACACCGAGCGTGCGGTGCCGGCGCGGGTGTGGATGCCGACCATCGCCATACGGTCGAAGCCGATTCGCATCGGGTTGGCGATCCCGACGATCTGCAGGATCCCGGCCTCCTCGAGTCGCTGCACGCGGTATCGCGCCGACGAGGCGGGGATGTCGAGCGCCTCCGCGATCTGCCGGTACGGGAGGCGACCGTCCTTCTGCAGGAGCTCGATGATCTTTGCGTCGATCGTGTCGATGCTCGGTGTGTTCAAGATGACCTCCGAACCGGTTCGGTACGACTAGGAATCGAATCCCAGTCCTATGCTGTCGAGGAGCCGCAACCACAGGTTGCGGCGACCGTGGTCGTCCTCCCTGGCCAGCGACCATCTGGTCGCCTGGACACCAAAGTAACGCACCGGTTCCGGGGGAAACGGAACGGCGGGGCGCCTGATCATCGCCAGTTCCGTCCGTTCCGTCTTGCGTCCGGCCAGACGGTCGAGCATCACCTGCGCACCGAAGCGGGTCGCGGTGACGCCCAGGCCGGTGAAGCCCGTCACGTAGGCGACCCGTCCGCCGTACGCCGTTCCGGCGGTGAGGCAGAACCGTGTCGACGAGTCGATGATGCCGCCCCACGCGTGGGTGAACTGCACGTGGGCCAGTTGGGGATACGTCGTGGCGAAGTTCGTTGCGAGCCGCGCATACGTCTCCGGTCGGTCGAGGAGATCCTCGTCCCGACGGGAGCCGTAGTGGTAGATCGCGTCGTAGCCACCCCACAGGATCCGGTTGTCCGCTGTCTTGCGGTAGTAGTGGAACTGGTTGGAGGCGTCGGTGAGACCGAGGTCCCCGGTCCACTTGATCGACTCGAAATCGGCGTCGCTCAGCGGTTCGGTGACGAGCGAGTAGTCGTAGACCGGGATGGTCGTGTTCGTGAGACGGCGCAGAAGGGGCTTGAATACGTTGGTGGCCAGCGCAACTCGCTGGGCTTCGACCCGTCCTCCCCGCGTGGTCGCGGCGATGCGCCCGTCGGGCGTCTTGTCGATCGACGTGACGGGTGTGTTCTCGTGGATCTCGACACCGAGGTCGAGGCATGCCCGCCGGAGCCCGAGCACGAGCTTGTACGGATCGACCAGCGAGTAGTCGGGCAGGTACAGGCCGCCGACGTACGCGGGCGACGCGGTCCAGTCGCCCACCTCGGACGGCGGGATGAACTGCGACGGCTCGCCGTAGCTCCCACTCATCTCGGAGTAGGCGCGCAGACCTTCGAGTTCCCAAGTGGTGCGGGCGAAGCTGACCTTGCCCGGCCGCCGGTAATCGGCGTCGATGCCGTAGCGCTCGAGGGACTGCTCGATCCCCGCGAGGTTGTCGAGCCCCATCCGGTGCATGGACGCGGCCTCGGACGGCCAGCGGTTCACGCCGTTCATGAGGCCGTGCGTGATGCTGGGGGAGCAGAAGCCGCCGTTGCGCCCGCTCGCGGCATGCCCGACGGTGTGGCCCTCGAGGAGTACCACGCGCTGGTCGGGGTCCGATTCCTTGGCCATGAGTGCGGTCCACAGGCCGGTATAGCCTCCGCCCACCACCAGCAGATCGGCGGACAGCGTCGTCGCGAGCGCCGGGAGAGGCGTCGGGGCGGGCGTCACGTCGAACCAGTACGGGGAGCGGCGCACCCCGTCGATCGTCGACGGGCTGGTGGTGGGCATACGGAGACCTTTCATTGGAGAGCGTGTTCGTCGCGAATCAACGGTTCAGGTGCATGACACCGGTGCGCAGGTCGGACATGTCGATCAGCGTGTGCTTGCCGCCGATTCGGCCCCAGCCGGTGCCCTTGCCGCCGGCGCCGCCGAACGGCATGTTGATGTCCCAGAATCCGGTGCTGTCGTTGACAATCACCTGTCCGGTCTCGACCTCCTCGACGAATCGGTAAGCCTTGGAAAGGCTTTCGGTGAACACCGCTGCCTGGAGGCCGAGCGCGTCGCTGTTGGCCAGGCGGAGCAGTTCGTCGTCGTCGCGGCCGGTGATGACCGGCACGACCGGGCCGAACGACTCCTCCTTGCTGAGGAGGCCGTCCGGCGTGACGCCGTCTACGACGGTGAAGTCGTAGTACAGGTCGGTCGGGAAACCTTCGCGTCGACCGCCGCCGACGAGGATGTCGAACCCGCGCTCGCGGGCGTCGGCCAGGTGGCGATCCATCTTCGCGGCGACGCCCTCGTTGTTGAGTGGGCCGAGGTTGACCGCGGAGTCGAACGGGTCGCCGAGGCGGACCGTGTCGGAGTAGGCGACGAGCGCCTCGACGAATGCGTCGTGCACGTCGGCATGCACGAGGGCACGCTCGGTGGCGCAGCAGACCTGGCCCGCGCAGTAGTACGCGGCGTCGGCGGCGGCCTTGGCGGCAGCCTCGACGTTGGCGTCGGCGAGCACGATGAGGGGGCCGTTGCCGGAGCACTCCATGATGGACCGCTTCAGGCCGGCGGTCGCCTGGATCTTCGCGCCGGTCTGCGACGAACCGATGAAGCCGATGGCGTCGATGCCCGGATGCGAGACGAGGGCGGAGCCGAAGTCGCCTTCTCCGGGAAGGACGTTCACGAGACCGGCCGGCAGACCGGCGGCCTCGAACGCCTCCATCGCAGCCAACACGGTCAGCGAGGTGTGGGTCGGCGGCTTGACTACGTGAGCGTTGCCGGTGGCCAGGCCCGGTGCGACGAACTCGGTGAGCATCAGCAGCGGGAAGTTCCAGGGCGTGATGATGCCCCAGACGCCGACCGGCCGGTAGAAGGTCCACATCCGCTTCTGCGGATCGTTCGACGGCAGTGTCTCGCCGTGCAGGCGGACGGCGTCCTCGGCGTGCAGGTGGAACAGCTGTGCCGCCTCGGTCACGTCTGCGATGGACTCGGCGAGCGGCTTGCCCTGCTCGAGGGTCTGCAGGCGTGCCAGGACGTCGATACGCTTCTCGAGCTCGTCGCCGATGCGGTGGCAGATCTCGGCGCGCTGCCAGACGCCCACCTTCCGCCACTCGGCCTGGGCGCGATGGGCGGCGTCCACGGCCTTGTCGAGATCCGAGGTGGAGGGGACCGGGATGGTTCCGATGTGGCCGCCGGTGACCGGGCTGATCACCTCGACGGACTCGCCGGTGCTGCCGTCGGTGTACGCGCCGTCCACGTAGAGCTGCTGGCGCGGGGCGGTCGGGATGGATGTCGTCATGAGAAACCCTCTTGGTGTGGGGTAGGGCTGCCGATGCCCTCGGAGTCTGTGCTGGGGATCACTCGTTCCGTGCGAGTGTGGTCACGATAACTGCAATCGGGGTCGATGTCACCCCCGATGGGCAAATAATGCGTCTAAAAGTTGTTCAAAGAGCAAATTTGAAGCTGATCTTCAGCTCAATGTGCGGTGCTGTCGAATGAGCTGTCCGATGCGCCAGGGGACAGTCGTTCGCCGGTCAGTGCCTCGATCACACGCGCGAGATCGTTCGAGGACAGGCCGCCCTCGGACCGACCGGCACGGCGTTCTGCCTGCGGATGGCGCTGATTCTTCATGGCGCGAAGTCCTTTCGGGTGCCAGGGGCGTCGGTGGTCGAGCCGAGTTACAGGGCGCCCAGCGCCGCGGTCCCCGCAGCGCGACCCGAGTCGAGGGACGAGCTGACGGTGCTGGTGACCATGCCGGCCCAGAACACGGTCCGGTCGATCGGTTCGTACAGCCCGTCGCGGCGCGAGGTGGGCCCCGGGTAGGCGCCCCGGGCGTATTCGTCGAGCGACCAGTCGTAGGTCGACGCGGCCACGGTCTGCAGACCGGCATCACCGGCCATCGACCTGACCGCGTCCACCGACTGGGCCAGGCGCTCGGCTTCCGGCAGGGCGAGCAGTTCCCGGGCCTCGTCTCCGGTAGCCCAGGCGACGACGACCTGTCCCGAGTAGCCGGGTGCCGCGGCGGACCCGTTCCACAGGGTCGGCGGGTTCACCAGGTAGTCCTCCGCGAGGTCCCAGCCGTCCGGCAGGACCGGTGCGGAGAACTCCAGCAGGCCCTTGTAGACCGGCAGATAGACCACCTCGGAGATCCCCGAACGCTGGGTCGACGGCAACGGTGGGTCGAATGCGATCGCCTCTCGCTGCAGCACGCCCGCGGGCAGCGCGATCACGAGCTTGCGGGCGGTGAACCGGGTGCCTCCGGCGAGCACCTCCACGCCGTGGGAGGTGTAGGCCACCCGGGTGACCTCGTGATTCATTCGTACGTCGATTCCCTCGGCGAGAATCCGGACGATCTGGTCGTAGCCGCCGACGACTCGGAAATCCCCGTAGCCGTCACTGGGAATCTCGCCGCCGTCCGGTGCCGTGAGCGCGGTCTCGAGGTCCTCGACGACGTATCTGGCGGGGAGCTTGTCGAACTGCTCGCTGTCCACCTCGATGACCAGGAAGGCGAGCGGGTAGTTCGACCGGGTGATCCCCAGCCGTGCGAGGTACTTCTCGGCGGTCTCGCCGGGATTCGGGGCAGGAGGCGGTGATGGCAGATCCGGCTTTCCCTGCGGGAAGTTGTAGAACTCCCACGTGTTCTGGTCCACCCACGGCGAGCTCGGATCGAATCGGGACATCTCGGTTCCCCAGCGATGTGTCGAGATGTTCGCCGGTCCGACGATGTCCCACGTGGAGACGTCGGCGCCGTGGATGAGCTCGGCGCCCCGTTCCACAGGGATGCCCATGGTCGTTCGATCCGTCCACAGGCGCCCGCCGATGCGGTCGCGGGCCTCGAGGACGATTGCCGATCTGCCCGCGTCCACGACCGTTCGCGCCGCGCCCAGACCGGATACGCCGGCGCCGAGCACGATGACGTCCGCGTCGTTCGAGGCGAGCGATCCGAGCGATCCGGTCTGCGCTCGGGCCTGCGGGGTGCGGGCGAACAGGACCGCGGAGAGGCCTACGGCGCCGCCGTATCCGAGCAGTCGGCGTCGCGTCAGTTGGATATCTGGACCGTTGACTGGTTTCACCTGGGTTCTCCTGTGACGGCGTGCTGTGTGATGTGGC
This window contains:
- a CDS encoding Lrp/AsnC family transcriptional regulator, producing MNTPSIDTIDAKIIELLQKDGRLPYRQIAEALDIPASSARYRVQRLEEAGILQIVGIANPMRIGFDRMAMVGIHTRAGTARSVCQAVAALPQTSYVIVTSGRYDVIVEVICKDTEDFTRLMHDQLHAIDGVLSTESFFVLEVGKLAYGWGVGNPPMLHDVVSADTAPVGLDE
- a CDS encoding NAD(P)/FAD-dependent oxidoreductase translates to MPTTSPSTIDGVRRSPYWFDVTPAPTPLPALATTLSADLLVVGGGYTGLWTALMAKESDPDQRVVLLEGHTVGHAASGRNGGFCSPSITHGLMNGVNRWPSEAASMHRMGLDNLAGIEQSLERYGIDADYRRPGKVSFARTTWELEGLRAYSEMSGSYGEPSQFIPPSEVGDWTASPAYVGGLYLPDYSLVDPYKLVLGLRRACLDLGVEIHENTPVTSIDKTPDGRIAATTRGGRVEAQRVALATNVFKPLLRRLTNTTIPVYDYSLVTEPLSDADFESIKWTGDLGLTDASNQFHYYRKTADNRILWGGYDAIYHYGSRRDEDLLDRPETYARLATNFATTYPQLAHVQFTHAWGGIIDSSTRFCLTAGTAYGGRVAYVTGFTGLGVTATRFGAQVMLDRLAGRKTERTELAMIRRPAVPFPPEPVRYFGVQATRWSLAREDDHGRRNLWLRLLDSIGLGFDS
- a CDS encoding aldehyde dehydrogenase family protein translates to MTTSIPTAPRQQLYVDGAYTDGSTGESVEVISPVTGGHIGTIPVPSTSDLDKAVDAAHRAQAEWRKVGVWQRAEICHRIGDELEKRIDVLARLQTLEQGKPLAESIADVTEAAQLFHLHAEDAVRLHGETLPSNDPQKRMWTFYRPVGVWGIITPWNFPLLMLTEFVAPGLATGNAHVVKPPTHTSLTVLAAMEAFEAAGLPAGLVNVLPGEGDFGSALVSHPGIDAIGFIGSSQTGAKIQATAGLKRSIMECSGNGPLIVLADANVEAAAKAAADAAYYCAGQVCCATERALVHADVHDAFVEALVAYSDTVRLGDPFDSAVNLGPLNNEGVAAKMDRHLADARERGFDILVGGGRREGFPTDLYYDFTVVDGVTPDGLLSKEESFGPVVPVITGRDDDELLRLANSDALGLQAAVFTESLSKAYRFVEEVETGQVIVNDSTGFWDINMPFGGAGGKGTGWGRIGGKHTLIDMSDLRTGVMHLNR
- a CDS encoding flavin monoamine oxidase family protein — encoded protein: MKPVNGPDIQLTRRRLLGYGGAVGLSAVLFARTPQARAQTGSLGSLASNDADVIVLGAGVSGLGAARTVVDAGRSAIVLEARDRIGGRLWTDRTTMGIPVERGAELIHGADVSTWDIVGPANISTHRWGTEMSRFDPSSPWVDQNTWEFYNFPQGKPDLPSPPPAPNPGETAEKYLARLGITRSNYPLAFLVIEVDSEQFDKLPARYVVEDLETALTAPDGGEIPSDGYGDFRVVGGYDQIVRILAEGIDVRMNHEVTRVAYTSHGVEVLAGGTRFTARKLVIALPAGVLQREAIAFDPPLPSTQRSGISEVVYLPVYKGLLEFSAPVLPDGWDLAEDYLVNPPTLWNGSAAAPGYSGQVVVAWATGDEARELLALPEAERLAQSVDAVRSMAGDAGLQTVAASTYDWSLDEYARGAYPGPTSRRDGLYEPIDRTVFWAGMVTSTVSSSLDSGRAAGTAALGAL